CGGTGCAAAATACTCTTTCACCAATGCTTTGGAACCATCGCCGTATTCTTCCTCTCCGACAACCAGCGCCAGCGTAACACCTTGTTTTAATTCAACTTTGCTGTTGGCAACCGCAATAATCGCTTCCGTCATTGCGGTGCAGGCACTTTTCATATCTGCGGCGCCAAGCCCGTATAATTTGCCATTGGAAATGCGGGCGTGATGCCCTTCGTCGTGCCACAACGCAACGGTATCGATATGCCCGACCAGCATCAGCGCGGATGGCTGCGGTCCGAGTGTGACGATCAGATTGGCGCGTTTATCGCCGGCAGTTACGGGAACCGGTTGCCGGCCAACCGCGATATTTTCACGAATCAGGGCGTTTTCGAAAACCATCGCGGCGGCATTTTCCGCGTATGTCGGGCTGTATTCGTCAATAACGTTAACGGCTAAATTGAGCAGCCGTTGGTAATCCAAATTAGTTTGTATGATCTGGTGGCTTTTCATCAATATTCCGGGGGGAAACTTTGGTTTTGCGGTGGGTGGTTTTCCGCCCCTTCTTTTTCAGATATTGCGGGTGATTAGAGAGGTTGCGCGACAAATAAATTTGCCCGATTTCATTTTTGAAACCATGTTTGCGAAAAAAATTGAGCGCCGGGTGGTTTTCTTCTTCGGTGTCCACCAGCATCATCCGGCAGCCGCTTTCGATAAATAGCTCGGTAAGCCGATTAAACAGGCGCGAGCCCAAACCGCTGCGATTCAGCGCGGGTGAAACGCCCAGCCATTCCAGATAACCGTATCGCCAGGAGTTGTGGCGTTTTTCGATCAACGATCCGAGGGCGAATCCCACAATCTGATCATCTTTTTCCGCAACCAGACAAAATTCGCCGTCGCCGGCGAACAAATTGACCAATTCGTACTGATCCCAGGTGCGGTATAAATTTGGCCATTCGCTGGCGGTAAACAATTCTTCGCCCAGCGAATAAACGATGGGCAAATCTTCCAATTCCATTTCGCGAATCAGAATATTGCCGCCATTTTGTTTCGGAGTTGTTGCATTTGGTTTCATCGTTACGCCACCCAAAATGCAGCGGCAATTTTTGCCGTGTCCAAATATGTTTGACATCGTTTGATTTTTTGGTCTTTCAATTCAAAAATCATTGTCCATTCACTTTCGAATTCGTTTTCTGTTGAAATGGAATAGCCGCGAATAAAACCGGTTACGGCAACGCGTGTATCCTGTGCAATAAAGTCTTTTGTCGAAAATTCCAGCGTTTCTACAGAGCTGGCCAATCGTTTGAAAAATTCCGGTACAGCGGCTTTTCCGGTGAATGTTCCGGCGTAATAAATATCCGGTTCGCCGGGATAAATCCACTGCACGTCATCGGCCATTTCCTGCATCATGGCGGTTCGGTTGCCTTTTATGAAATTCTCGCAGAATTTTTTTACAATTTTTAAACTCTCATCCGTTTTCATCAATTATCCTCTTAAAATTTGGTCAAATTTAGTATAAATGATTTGCACAAAACAATACTATTTTTTTGTTCGGAACAGTAAAAATCCGACCCGAATTGGAAAAACAGCCACACTATTTTCGGGCGTTTTGTGAATGATATGAATGCGGATTTGTTCCGGGGAAAAAAATATTTGCGGTTTTGAAAAATGAGGATCAAAACATAGGGAACGGTGATTCCCAAAATGTGATCTTTTTATTGGACTGAATTTTGAGTGGCGATGTAAACAGCTGTATTTATAGTATTTATGGATTAACGCCGATAGAATAATTATCGCCATCGATCAGCGGAATGGTGCCGGTCCACTGCGCGGCAGATTCCCGCATATCATCTGCATCTTGCGGAAAACGATTGTCGTCGGGCAGCATTTGCCAGATTTTTACAAAATTGTCGCCATTCCAGGTTATAATTTTTTTGCCGCCATCCACAAAAAACGCGCCGGTTAACTGCTGCACCACTTCATCTGCCGGTAAATGTTGCAGCACTGCCGCCGGTTGCTCAGCTGTTGCGGATGCATCCCAA
This genomic window from Calditrichia bacterium contains:
- a CDS encoding GNAT family N-acetyltransferase — encoded protein: MKPNATTPKQNGGNILIREMELEDLPIVYSLGEELFTASEWPNLYRTWDQYELVNLFAGDGEFCLVAEKDDQIVGFALGSLIEKRHNSWRYGYLEWLGVSPALNRSGLGSRLFNRLTELFIESGCRMMLVDTEEENHPALNFFRKHGFKNEIGQIYLSRNLSNHPQYLKKKGRKTTHRKTKVSPRNIDEKPPDHTN
- a CDS encoding nuclear transport factor 2 family protein, which translates into the protein MKTDESLKIVKKFCENFIKGNRTAMMQEMADDVQWIYPGEPDIYYAGTFTGKAAVPEFFKRLASSVETLEFSTKDFIAQDTRVAVTGFIRGYSISTENEFESEWTMIFELKDQKIKRCQTYLDTAKIAAAFWVA